A section of the Acidobacterium capsulatum ATCC 51196 genome encodes:
- the pyrF gene encoding orotidine-5'-phosphate decarboxylase — MSTDLHPRLPQDRLIVALDFPNALQTLEFTERLEQTCRWVKVGLELFVAEGPGIVASLAAQGFSVFLDLKLHDIPNTVAGAVRTASAAGARLLTVHASGGPAMLSAAAEAAAGVAAAPQLLAVTVLTSMDLGQLQAVGVNDTPAVQVARLAKTAWDSGIRGLVCSAEEVTATRGAHPEMTLVVPGIRPAGAAAGDQKRVATPASAMAAGADYLVVGRPITQSADPAAAAQKILEEIASVEM; from the coding sequence ATGAGTACTGATCTCCATCCCCGCCTGCCGCAGGACCGACTGATTGTCGCCCTCGACTTCCCTAACGCGTTGCAAACATTGGAGTTCACGGAACGGCTGGAGCAGACCTGCCGGTGGGTGAAGGTTGGCCTGGAGCTGTTTGTGGCCGAAGGGCCGGGCATTGTGGCTTCGCTGGCGGCGCAGGGCTTCTCGGTTTTTCTGGATCTCAAGTTGCATGACATTCCCAATACGGTGGCCGGGGCCGTACGCACGGCTTCGGCAGCGGGCGCGCGGCTGTTGACGGTGCATGCCAGTGGCGGCCCGGCAATGTTGAGCGCCGCGGCCGAGGCGGCGGCCGGGGTTGCGGCAGCGCCTCAGCTTTTGGCGGTTACCGTGTTGACCAGCATGGACTTAGGGCAGCTCCAGGCGGTGGGCGTGAATGACACCCCGGCGGTGCAGGTGGCCCGGCTGGCGAAGACCGCCTGGGACTCGGGCATTCGCGGGCTGGTGTGCAGCGCCGAAGAGGTGACGGCGACGCGCGGCGCGCACCCGGAGATGACGCTGGTAGTTCCGGGCATTCGCCCGGCTGGGGCGGCGGCTGGCGACCAGAAGCGGGTGGCGACGCCGGCCAGCGCCATGGCGGCCGGAGCTGATTACCTGGTGGTGGGGCGGCCGATCACGCAGTCGGCGGACCCGGCGGCGGCGGCGCAGAAGATTCTGGAAGAGATCGCCTCTGTGGAAATGTGA
- a CDS encoding ABC transporter permease, translated as MQSFGDIFGQVFRAIWANKLRSFLTMFGIAWGVGSMLLLIGVGEGFRVGQRQQLSRFGSDVIMMWGGNVPAVPSQHVGMRPYYLTLRDEQAIVTQAPDVRDATAFLERGNLQEQSLYETITGTVDGVQINYPKVRNLPIAEGRFLSPSDELNRNNVAVLGQKSAIKLFPGHPALGSWVTLGGTRFLVIGVAQKIGHGDNNNLNQQVYIPLSVMRNKFPLKGDNIPTDAVTTIQYQPRSHAVHLAALAEVHTIIARRHGFDPNAPQAFNEWDTIQTVQMVDKIFDAMDTFLGGVGLVTLALGAVGIVNIMLVSVTERTREIGLRKAIGATSRSILMQFFLEGITLTGVSGLIGIGGATGFMWLLQKAIGQGVQGFAPPHVVPWTAALAFGSLTVCGVLSGIYPASRAAALEPVEALRKE; from the coding sequence TCCTTCCTCACCATGTTCGGCATCGCGTGGGGAGTCGGTTCCATGCTCCTGCTCATCGGCGTCGGTGAGGGCTTCCGCGTTGGCCAGCGCCAGCAACTCTCGCGTTTCGGCAGCGACGTCATCATGATGTGGGGCGGCAACGTTCCGGCCGTGCCCAGCCAGCACGTCGGCATGCGGCCCTACTACCTCACCTTGCGCGACGAGCAGGCCATCGTCACCCAGGCGCCCGACGTCCGCGACGCCACCGCCTTCCTCGAACGCGGCAATCTGCAGGAGCAGAGCCTCTACGAAACCATCACCGGAACCGTCGATGGCGTGCAGATCAACTACCCCAAAGTCCGCAATCTGCCCATCGCCGAGGGCCGTTTCCTCAGCCCCTCCGACGAGCTCAATCGCAACAACGTCGCCGTCCTCGGCCAAAAGAGCGCCATCAAGCTCTTTCCCGGCCATCCCGCGCTCGGCTCCTGGGTTACGCTCGGGGGCACGCGCTTCCTCGTCATCGGCGTCGCCCAAAAAATCGGTCACGGAGACAATAACAATCTCAACCAGCAGGTCTACATCCCGCTCAGCGTCATGCGGAACAAGTTTCCCCTCAAAGGCGACAACATCCCCACCGACGCCGTCACCACCATCCAGTACCAGCCGCGCTCCCACGCCGTCCATCTCGCGGCGCTCGCTGAGGTCCACACCATCATCGCCCGGCGTCACGGCTTCGACCCCAACGCGCCCCAGGCCTTCAACGAGTGGGACACCATCCAGACCGTCCAGATGGTCGATAAAATCTTCGACGCCATGGATACCTTCCTCGGCGGCGTCGGCCTCGTCACCCTCGCCCTCGGCGCTGTCGGCATCGTCAACATCATGCTCGTCTCCGTCACCGAGCGCACCCGCGAGATCGGCCTCCGCAAAGCCATTGGAGCCACCAGCCGCAGCATCCTCATGCAGTTCTTTCTTGAGGGCATCACCCTCACCGGCGTCAGCGGGCTCATCGGCATCGGCGGAGCTACCGGATTCATGTGGCTGCTCCAGAAGGCCATCGGCCAGGGCGTGCAGGGCTTCGCCCCGCCCCACGTCGTCCCCTGGACGGCCGCCCTCGCCTTCGGCTCGCTCACCGTCTGCGGCGTCCTCTCCGGCATTTACCCGGCCAGCCGCGCCGCCGCCCTCGAGCCCGTCGAAGCCCTGCGAAAGGAATGA
- a CDS encoding glycosyltransferase, producing the protein MPDLKEEPQKEQDIDSAPSPSRVLSVIVPARNEEDCIEACLRSLAVQSEPGWDLGREWEILLVNDASTDRTRALAAAIPGVTVLDAPPPEPGWTGKANACMAGVRAARGQWLLFTDADTVHEPGHLSLAITEAERHHVEMLSYSPRQIVHGFWQRALMPLVFSELASAYPPAKVNDPAHRTAAANGQFLLVRREAYEKIGGHAAVMDFVLEDVALANLAKRRKVGLRFRYAPEAVAAHMYRDFQAMWQGWTKNLALLFGNALALAAWRLLDLVLLLGLPFGAWAVYRLNPHVWYWAVFLLLWLRTLLRFYRRVSRSNFAAKDCMLAPVGLPLFAAMLWQSWFDHTVKKRVVWKGRTLESANR; encoded by the coding sequence GTGCCCGATCTAAAAGAAGAGCCTCAAAAAGAACAGGATATCGATTCCGCACCATCCCCCTCGCGGGTGCTCTCGGTCATCGTGCCCGCGCGCAATGAAGAGGACTGCATCGAGGCCTGCCTGCGCTCGCTGGCCGTGCAGTCGGAGCCCGGCTGGGATCTGGGCCGCGAGTGGGAGATTCTGCTGGTCAATGATGCGTCCACCGACCGCACGCGCGCGCTCGCGGCGGCCATCCCCGGAGTCACCGTCCTCGACGCACCGCCGCCCGAGCCCGGCTGGACCGGCAAGGCCAATGCCTGCATGGCGGGCGTGCGGGCCGCCCGCGGCCAATGGCTGCTCTTTACCGACGCCGATACGGTGCACGAGCCGGGGCATCTCTCCCTGGCCATCACCGAGGCCGAGCGCCATCACGTGGAGATGCTCTCCTACTCGCCGCGCCAGATCGTGCATGGTTTCTGGCAGCGCGCGCTGATGCCGCTGGTTTTCAGCGAACTGGCCAGCGCCTATCCCCCGGCCAAGGTGAATGATCCGGCGCATCGCACTGCCGCGGCCAACGGGCAGTTCCTGCTGGTTCGCCGGGAAGCATATGAGAAGATCGGCGGCCATGCGGCTGTAATGGATTTTGTCCTCGAAGACGTGGCTCTCGCCAACCTGGCCAAGCGGCGCAAGGTGGGGCTGCGCTTCCGGTATGCGCCGGAGGCCGTGGCGGCTCACATGTACCGCGACTTTCAGGCCATGTGGCAGGGCTGGACGAAGAACCTTGCGCTGCTCTTCGGCAACGCGCTGGCGCTGGCGGCGTGGCGTCTGCTTGATCTGGTGCTGCTGCTGGGCCTGCCATTTGGGGCCTGGGCGGTTTACCGGCTCAATCCGCATGTCTGGTACTGGGCTGTCTTTCTGCTGCTTTGGCTGCGCACGCTGCTGCGCTTTTACCGCCGCGTGAGCCGTTCCAACTTTGCCGCAAAGGACTGTATGCTGGCCCCCGTGGGGCTGCCTCTGTTTGCCGCCATGCTCTGGCAAAGCTGGTTTGATCACACGGTCAAAAAGCGTGTGGTCTGGAAGGGACGTACGCTCGAAAGCGCCAATCGCTGA
- the thiD gene encoding bifunctional hydroxymethylpyrimidine kinase/phosphomethylpyrimidine kinase, with product MPSKPSGFLSGNPGNPHEQRLPETEPAQSSALAPAVVLTIAGFDPSSGAGITADLKVFAACQLYGVSAVTALTVQSTQGVLRSQPVDSALLGETLRCLQQDLPIAGVKIGMLGSGENVATVAAWLRDFSFPRERVVLDPVLRSSSGRDLLDASGQTLLREQLLPQTGWITPNLDELAALTGLPVTNREQMRAAAEALAATAGLRVAATGGHLDPPDDLLATPEGEAQWFPGRHLATRATHGTGCAFSSALLCRLVLGDSAEAAVAAAKQYVKEAMEAAYPIGRGRGPMHHLYRAFRGECLSNG from the coding sequence ATGCCCTCAAAACCCTCCGGCTTCCTTTCCGGGAATCCCGGGAACCCGCATGAACAAAGGCTTCCCGAAACGGAACCTGCCCAAAGCTCTGCCCTCGCGCCTGCTGTCGTCCTCACCATTGCCGGCTTTGACCCTTCCTCGGGCGCCGGCATCACGGCCGACCTGAAGGTCTTCGCCGCCTGCCAGCTCTACGGAGTCTCGGCGGTGACGGCTCTCACCGTGCAGTCCACCCAGGGCGTGCTCCGCAGCCAGCCGGTCGATTCAGCCCTCCTCGGCGAGACCCTCCGTTGCCTCCAGCAGGACCTGCCGATTGCCGGAGTCAAGATTGGGATGCTCGGATCGGGGGAAAATGTCGCCACGGTCGCCGCCTGGCTGCGCGATTTTTCGTTTCCGCGCGAGCGGGTGGTTCTAGACCCGGTCCTGCGGTCGAGTTCGGGGCGCGACCTGCTGGATGCTTCGGGACAGACCCTCCTCCGAGAGCAACTGCTGCCCCAAACCGGCTGGATCACCCCCAACCTCGACGAACTGGCTGCCCTCACCGGCCTTCCGGTAACGAACCGCGAACAGATGCGGGCCGCCGCCGAGGCGCTGGCCGCCACGGCCGGGCTGCGGGTGGCCGCCACCGGGGGCCATCTGGATCCGCCCGATGATCTGCTGGCTACGCCGGAGGGCGAAGCGCAGTGGTTTCCGGGCAGGCATCTGGCCACCCGGGCCACGCACGGCACCGGCTGCGCCTTCTCTTCGGCGCTGCTCTGCCGCCTGGTACTGGGCGACTCCGCCGAGGCAGCCGTGGCCGCCGCCAAGCAATATGTAAAGGAGGCGATGGAGGCCGCCTACCCAATTGGGCGGGGCCGGGGCCCCATGCATCATCTCTATAGGGCTTTCCGGGGAGAGTGCCTTTCAAACGGGTGA
- a CDS encoding septal ring lytic transglycosylase RlpA family protein, which produces MNPIERNRDSANRRHLHPVGVAVMILVGLAGAQASTPTIRPALQAEHAAPAVKRVRRHHHWYQIGIASWYGKFFQGKETASGEPYNMNAMTCAHRTLPLGSLVRVTNLRNDKSVVVRVNDRGPLPENRVIDLSYAAAGFLGLRHSGTAPVRIELIKTNAQLAQLSYPLTPAR; this is translated from the coding sequence ATGAATCCTATCGAAAGAAACCGCGATTCTGCGAATCGAAGACATCTGCATCCGGTAGGCGTCGCTGTCATGATCCTTGTTGGTCTGGCGGGCGCTCAGGCATCCACCCCAACCATTCGTCCTGCTTTGCAGGCAGAGCATGCGGCTCCGGCCGTCAAAAGAGTACGTCGTCACCATCACTGGTACCAAATTGGCATCGCCTCCTGGTATGGCAAGTTCTTCCAGGGCAAGGAAACTGCCAGCGGTGAACCGTACAACATGAATGCAATGACCTGCGCTCACCGCACTTTGCCGCTAGGCTCGCTGGTGCGCGTGACCAACCTGCGGAATGACAAATCGGTCGTCGTTCGCGTTAACGATCGGGGTCCACTTCCCGAAAATCGCGTGATTGACCTGTCTTATGCCGCCGCAGGCTTCCTGGGCCTTCGCCATTCCGGCACCGCGCCGGTGCGTATTGAGCTGATCAAGACCAATGCTCAGCTTGCGCAACTCTCTTATCCGCTGACCCCTGCGCGATAA
- a CDS encoding ABC transporter permease has protein sequence MLRDIWNQAWEAMVYNRRRTMITICGMAWGIATVVLLLAYGAGFSKAIHNIFAQWGLQMMGVFPGQTSEQAGGMKAGIPVHFVMDDLDHIRNTVPGIELMSPELGKTFPVSNDLHSYQWQVNGDYPDIASIQNLEISVGRFYNGQDNLERSHVAVLASEAKTMLMGGQYPLGQQIRINGTPFTVIGVLKPKMAEAGDNVNRQVYIPFGAMAELKDSQYLDGIWMTYRGDNQAVEQALRNTLAAAHNFEPSDHNAMYVANLQQQLQQFSIITAALQILLLFIGALTLGIAGIGLMNIMLVAVQQRTREIGIEKALGARRRHILLQFLAEAMVITGVGGAGGIALAYAVALGVGRITFYSAIAKNAHAADIRLLISPLIVLVATIILILVGTVSGMIPAIKAANLNPIEALRYE, from the coding sequence ATGTTGCGCGACATCTGGAATCAAGCCTGGGAGGCCATGGTCTACAACCGCCGCCGCACCATGATCACCATCTGCGGCATGGCCTGGGGTATCGCCACCGTAGTGCTGCTCCTGGCTTACGGAGCCGGCTTCTCCAAGGCCATTCACAACATCTTCGCGCAATGGGGCCTGCAGATGATGGGCGTCTTCCCCGGCCAGACCTCCGAGCAGGCTGGCGGCATGAAGGCCGGCATCCCCGTCCACTTCGTCATGGACGACCTCGACCACATCCGCAACACCGTCCCCGGCATCGAGCTCATGTCGCCCGAACTGGGCAAAACCTTCCCGGTCTCGAACGATCTGCACTCCTATCAGTGGCAGGTCAACGGCGACTATCCGGACATCGCCAGCATCCAGAACCTTGAGATCTCCGTGGGCCGCTTCTACAACGGGCAAGACAATCTTGAGCGCTCCCACGTCGCCGTCCTCGCCTCTGAGGCCAAAACCATGCTCATGGGCGGCCAGTACCCGCTCGGCCAGCAGATTCGCATCAACGGCACGCCCTTCACTGTCATCGGCGTCCTCAAACCCAAAATGGCCGAGGCCGGCGACAACGTCAACCGGCAGGTCTACATCCCCTTCGGCGCCATGGCCGAGCTCAAAGATTCCCAATACCTCGATGGCATCTGGATGACCTACCGGGGCGACAACCAGGCCGTCGAGCAGGCGCTCCGCAACACCCTCGCCGCCGCTCATAACTTTGAGCCCAGCGACCACAACGCCATGTACGTGGCCAACCTGCAGCAGCAGTTGCAGCAGTTCTCCATCATCACGGCGGCCCTGCAGATCCTGCTGCTCTTTATCGGAGCGCTCACGCTCGGCATCGCCGGCATCGGCCTTATGAACATCATGCTGGTCGCCGTCCAGCAGCGCACCCGCGAAATCGGCATTGAAAAGGCTCTCGGCGCGCGCCGCCGCCACATCCTGCTCCAGTTTCTGGCCGAAGCCATGGTCATCACCGGCGTTGGCGGAGCCGGCGGCATCGCTCTCGCCTACGCGGTCGCCCTCGGCGTAGGCCGCATCACCTTCTACAGCGCCATCGCCAAAAACGCCCACGCGGCCGACATCCGCCTGCTCATCTCGCCCCTCATTGTCCTCGTCGCGACCATCATTCTCATCCTGGTCGGCACCGTCAGCGGAATGATCCCCGCCATCAAGGCCGCCAACCTCAACCCCATCGAGGCCCTCCGCTACGAATAG
- a CDS encoding TlpA family protein disulfide reductase, producing the protein MRFRFFQALPALLVLPLVLVCVLAGGCNDNTHPGAIGHPAPNFTIHNGAETVSLKQYRGHVVVLNFWASWCPPCLEEFPSLIKLQQEMPDIRVVAVSFDTDKQAYDQYLLQNRIGGITTAIDPTQKTNRKFGTTRPPETYIINRKGVIVRKFIGPQDWTSPEIVNYLKAL; encoded by the coding sequence TTGCGGTTTCGCTTCTTTCAAGCGCTGCCTGCGCTGCTGGTTCTTCCCCTGGTGCTGGTCTGTGTTCTGGCGGGGGGCTGCAATGACAACACCCACCCGGGAGCGATTGGACACCCTGCCCCCAACTTCACCATTCATAACGGCGCCGAGACCGTGAGCCTGAAGCAGTACCGGGGCCATGTCGTGGTGCTGAACTTCTGGGCATCGTGGTGCCCGCCCTGCCTCGAAGAGTTTCCGTCGCTGATCAAGCTGCAACAGGAGATGCCGGACATCCGCGTGGTCGCGGTCAGCTTTGACACCGACAAGCAGGCCTATGACCAGTACCTGCTTCAGAACAGGATCGGCGGCATCACCACAGCGATTGATCCGACTCAGAAGACCAACCGGAAATTTGGCACGACCCGCCCCCCGGAGACCTACATCATCAACCGGAAGGGCGTGATTGTGCGCAAATTCATTGGGCCGCAGGATTGGACCAGCCCGGAGATTGTGAACTATCTGAAGGCGCTGTGA